The Deltaproteobacteria bacterium DNA window GTGACGCGCGCGCGCAGCTCCGGAATCGGCTGAAGCGACTCCGCCGTCGCGGCCGCTGCGATCGCCCCTAACGACAGCGCGAGTGCGAGCTTCCGCACGCCGGGCTCAGAACTCCACCGCCGGCGGCGTCGCGATCTCCGCCTCGTTCTCCACGGTGAAGTTCTGCTTGCGCTCCAGCCCGAAGATCATCGCGGTGAGGTTCGTCGGGAACTTGCGCACCGTGCCGTTGTAGATCTGCACCGACTCGATGTAGCGGTTGCGCGCGACGGTGATGCGATTCTCGGTGCCTTCGAGCTGCGCCTGCAGATCGCGGAAGTTCTGGTCGGCCTTCAAATTCGGGTAGTTCTCACTCACCGCGATCAAGCTCTTCAGGGCGTTCGTGAGCTCGCCCTGCGCGGCTTGGAATTTCTTCAGCGCCTCGGGATCGTTCAGCGTCTCCGGCGTGACTTGGATCGAGGTCGCACGCGAGCGAGCTTCGGTCACTCCGGTGAGCACCTTCTCCTCGTGCGCGGCATAGCCCTTCACCACGTTCACGAGATTCGG harbors:
- a CDS encoding LemA family protein; this encodes MRRISVSLALALALFATGCGYNALQTQDEAVTAAWSEVVNQYQRRADLIPNLVNVVKGYAAHEEKVLTGVTEARSRATSIQVTPETLNDPEALKKFQAAQGELTNALKSLIAVSENYPNLKADQNFRDLQAQLEGTENRITVARNRYIESVQIYNGTVRKFPTNLTAMIFGLERKQNFTVENEAEIATPPAVEF